A region of Candidatus Dependentiae bacterium DNA encodes the following proteins:
- the pgeF gene encoding peptidoglycan editing factor PgeF, which produces MKIHKNNITIFFGDAQHPIDREFFNQAKTQAELEQESSLHYSKQALNIESLFFTKQIHSAQGIIISQENYTSFLTMQPEGDFLITNKTHVGLGIYTADCLPIVIYDPEHHAVALAHAGWMGSVQEIAVKAMQALEKTHGSQKNKVHVYFGPAAGVCCYIVQPDFRENLTKFSFADQVIIKHDNQLYFDLLLFNKLQLVKYGVSLEAFNQSYTQCTIHNASFCSYRRDNKNTARNVTLVALKNQQIDTL; this is translated from the coding sequence ATGAAGATACACAAAAATAACATAACTATTTTTTTTGGTGATGCTCAGCATCCTATCGATAGGGAATTTTTTAATCAAGCTAAAACTCAAGCAGAACTTGAGCAAGAGAGTTCTTTACACTATAGTAAGCAAGCATTAAATATTGAAAGTTTATTTTTTACTAAACAAATACATAGTGCTCAAGGCATTATAATTTCTCAAGAAAATTACACTAGTTTTTTAACTATGCAGCCTGAAGGAGACTTTTTAATAACTAATAAAACTCATGTGGGTCTTGGTATCTATACAGCTGATTGTTTGCCTATTGTTATCTATGATCCTGAGCATCATGCAGTAGCTCTTGCTCATGCAGGTTGGATGGGCTCTGTGCAAGAAATAGCGGTTAAAGCAATGCAAGCTCTTGAAAAAACGCATGGTAGCCAAAAAAATAAAGTACACGTGTATTTTGGTCCAGCAGCAGGTGTCTGCTGTTATATCGTGCAGCCTGACTTTAGAGAAAATCTAACTAAATTTAGTTTTGCGGACCAAGTTATTATAAAACATGATAACCAGCTTTATTTTGATCTACTATTGTTTAATAAGCTTCAGCTGGTTAAGTATGGCGTTAGCTTAGAAGCTTTTAATCAAAGCTACACTCAGTGTACAATACACAACGCATCTTTTTGTTCATATAGAAGAGATAATAAAAATACTGCTCGCAACGTGACTCTAGTGGCTCTTAAAAATCAGCAAATTGATACTCTCTAA
- the ftsZ gene encoding cell division protein FtsZ — MIDFESESVSQHMPIARIKVLGVGGGGSNMVNSMIDAGYSSVDFIVTNTDAQALKISKAPHKIQLGVKSTKGLGAGANPEVGRRAAEEDIDKILDCLDDADVVFLTGGMGGGTGSGALPVIARALKEKDILTIAVVTKPFVFEGKRRMKVAQEALDLLKRDIDTLIVIPNQKLIDVVDQKVSLMNAFSMINTILNQFVRSIADIISKPGHINVDFADIRAIMKQKGFAIIGSGRASGEDRAREAALQAISSPLLDSMQIAGARGVLLNITGNKDLGLHELGAAASIVYEQAHEDASIILGSVIDESLGDEITVTVIATGFSQPGADVTLDMREMRSRFSEPSRYAQPEVRAEPKPEPRVETRYEQRPEPRFEQVVEQRTEARSESIMPAATPIQEKPSLDLNNLDIPAIMRRLAQEKQMS, encoded by the coding sequence ATGATAGATTTTGAATCTGAAAGTGTCAGTCAGCATATGCCGATTGCGCGCATAAAAGTTCTTGGTGTAGGTGGTGGCGGAAGCAACATGGTTAACAGCATGATTGATGCTGGTTACTCAAGTGTTGATTTTATCGTTACCAATACTGATGCTCAAGCACTTAAAATATCTAAAGCACCGCATAAGATACAGCTTGGCGTAAAATCAACTAAAGGCTTAGGAGCAGGAGCTAATCCTGAAGTAGGCCGTCGTGCAGCTGAAGAAGATATCGATAAAATACTCGATTGTTTAGATGATGCTGACGTAGTGTTTTTAACCGGTGGCATGGGTGGCGGTACCGGATCAGGTGCTCTGCCAGTTATTGCTCGTGCGCTTAAAGAAAAAGATATTCTTACTATTGCTGTGGTTACCAAGCCTTTTGTGTTTGAAGGAAAACGGCGTATGAAAGTAGCTCAAGAGGCTCTTGATCTGCTTAAACGTGATATCGATACGCTTATTGTTATACCAAACCAAAAGCTTATAGATGTTGTTGATCAAAAAGTATCTCTTATGAATGCTTTTTCAATGATCAATACCATACTTAACCAATTTGTCCGTTCTATTGCCGATATTATTTCAAAGCCTGGCCACATAAACGTAGATTTTGCTGATATTAGAGCTATTATGAAGCAAAAAGGATTTGCAATAATTGGCAGTGGTAGAGCAAGTGGCGAAGATAGGGCACGTGAAGCTGCTCTGCAAGCTATTTCTTCTCCGCTTCTTGATAGTATGCAAATTGCGGGAGCACGTGGTGTACTTTTAAATATCACTGGTAATAAAGATCTCGGTCTTCATGAGCTGGGTGCCGCTGCTTCTATTGTGTATGAGCAAGCTCATGAAGATGCAAGTATTATTTTGGGTTCCGTAATTGATGAGTCTCTGGGTGACGAAATAACGGTAACAGTTATTGCTACAGGGTTTTCGCAACCAGGCGCTGATGTAACGCTTGATATGCGCGAAATGAGATCACGCTTTTCTGAGCCTAGTCGTTACGCACAACCAGAAGTACGTGCTGAACCTAAACCAGAGCCTCGTGTTGAAACTCGTTATGAGCAACGCCCTGAGCCGAGATTTGAGCAAGTCGTAGAGCAAAGAACAGAAGCAAGATCTGAATCGATTATGCCTGCTGCTACTCCAATACAAGAAAAACCGTCATTAGATCTTAATAATTTAGATATTCCTGCAATCATGCGCCGCTTGGCACAAGAAAAACAGATGTCTTAA
- the ftsA gene encoding cell division protein FtsA, translated as MKSHNTENLLVALDVGTTKICVLVAQRLAANSLHIVGIGKAPSHGVSRGVVTDIAQTVHAIKQALKEAELMAGCTIESVYVGISGAHIHSLNSQGMVPIKQGCVKTHDIAAVLAAARAVVIPEGQQIVHILPQYYTIDGQQKVTDPLGMFGVRLEANVHIITGSIASVQNLVRCCEMAGVKVADIILEPLASADAVLSADEKELGVGILDIGGGTSDFAAYQNGSIRHTKVFGIAGNHFTHDIALCLRTTIKDAERVKHEFGSTIDFLSTNQERFEVEMVHGQLRKIVSVNELVAIIESRAVELMYMVNQEISKNNLAHLIPAGIVLTGGGSLLRGIEYTAQSLMHMPVRIGNPHVPALCKESLDSPLYATGYGLLVYMLHKQKSVPLDHLAGPLMSRILWRMKSWVSDFF; from the coding sequence ATGAAATCGCACAATACAGAAAATTTGTTGGTTGCTCTGGATGTAGGAACGACCAAAATTTGTGTTTTAGTGGCTCAAAGACTTGCAGCTAATAGCTTGCACATAGTTGGTATTGGAAAAGCACCATCGCATGGTGTATCACGTGGCGTAGTAACTGATATTGCTCAAACAGTACATGCTATAAAACAAGCGCTTAAAGAAGCTGAGCTTATGGCAGGGTGTACGATAGAATCTGTGTATGTTGGTATTTCCGGTGCACATATACATTCTCTTAATTCCCAAGGCATGGTACCTATAAAGCAAGGCTGTGTTAAAACGCATGATATTGCAGCAGTTTTAGCAGCAGCACGTGCAGTAGTTATTCCTGAAGGACAGCAAATTGTGCATATACTGCCTCAATACTATACCATTGATGGGCAACAAAAAGTAACTGATCCGTTGGGTATGTTTGGTGTTCGTCTTGAGGCTAATGTCCATATTATAACTGGCTCTATTGCGTCAGTGCAAAATTTGGTGCGGTGCTGTGAAATGGCGGGCGTTAAAGTAGCAGATATTATTTTAGAGCCACTGGCATCAGCGGACGCAGTGTTAAGTGCTGATGAGAAAGAGCTTGGTGTAGGAATTTTAGATATTGGTGGTGGCACTTCTGATTTTGCTGCTTATCAAAATGGCAGTATTAGGCACACTAAAGTATTTGGTATTGCTGGTAATCATTTTACTCATGATATAGCTCTTTGTTTACGGACTACTATAAAAGATGCTGAAAGAGTTAAGCATGAATTTGGCAGCACGATAGATTTTCTTTCAACAAATCAAGAACGCTTTGAAGTTGAGATGGTGCATGGGCAATTACGTAAAATAGTAAGTGTTAATGAGCTGGTTGCTATCATTGAGTCGCGCGCAGTTGAACTTATGTATATGGTAAATCAAGAAATCTCTAAGAATAATCTTGCACATTTAATCCCTGCTGGTATTGTATTAACTGGAGGAGGCTCCTTACTGCGTGGTATAGAGTATACTGCTCAGTCGTTAATGCATATGCCGGTACGGATTGGAAACCCACATGTACCAGCTCTATGTAAAGAGTCATTAGATAGTCCCTTATATGCTACAGGGTATGGTTTATTGGTATACATGCTCCATAAACAAAAGTCGGTTCCTCTAGATCATCTGGCCGGACCGTTAATGAGCCGTATCTTGTGGCGTATGAAGTCATGGGTTTCAGATTTTTTCTAA